In a single window of the Mus musculus strain C57BL/6J chromosome 6, GRCm38.p6 C57BL/6J genome:
- the Krba1 gene encoding protein KRBA1 isoform X6 — protein MRENYETLVSVGTSELLPLSAFLSPAEAGGATSGESHQDKGQKPHLEHSSQGEQPQQSLHLTALVQLVKEIPEFLFGEVKGTEDYSESGSTSLDGEQTSPEVAVVVEACPPRGLLNSLPESPASHPSLATTPTGSSTSGGPPGDWAHGSPLPAIGTDDKPLSIEKEGVGASRETSIHSTQSLGQSKSYLRQERGSMGTGTLPENSPLQGLINCLKEILVPRPQHRGTAPDLPPSLPGLSVLKQTRAEVEAGSLPCPVKTEAASGDCPLQGLLNCLKEIPKAPDRRPSPSGASDLQLQEDPGKRHSGGMRHLQTPPHPSHEAGSMLATVKVEDGWAQSPPVPASCQLSRQGYSSYSTGDNREVRVPRWGPMTLASRASSSPLEALEACLKGIPPGGSSPLQSLAISWSRSPQLGDAGSQRFELQQQGSHSEEATREPLLPLSLQGYMREGPGVQPCGSQGTPTSFSSASSSDGDLDFRSPRSSQGQRLGKGYLPGNSPLQGLENCLREIPIPRPQAAWPCSSAVNRGLKRTEPRNWTGDREGLRGEASEPPHLRQRPGEVPSRSLHQDSPQTCTSTCHQVTTRPGTWQWPQEETATMPSPLHRLENSLRGILPVRPLRFTCVTGPGPSPSPCSSSSFSSSDGEDLRPEPAFWQSPLQQKDQPPSCKDPVRLCPVSGASPRVNSNSCSAEDRERTEPRDCSSLSADFVSTGRAEEKPHPPRREDGAERTRQPGPVTNAEGKGAAAGHPSPAPQLEEKPEPKGTEDSRDLEPGHRPPSAAARTQGKLLSGDPPESPSKSPLPTTVLSKWSPTSLQPPCPCGRSLQQELHNLGTALTDKLDRLAAALAGLTQEVATMKTQMDQLRRHPRSLGPKGQGSWQLALPQRPRWVNRLGHRHLPYWRQKGPTRPRPKILRTQAEGCKTSDRPGLSRGKGSLVPQLPPEASLVESSRPTCSSSQQISSTPGGHTVLTAHPPLEHTACHQNPLSPSVPTSVQVPLVASPATSADTEPPAARVAAISIPNQPKEPDSLLGEALSRDLWGGDHRDPRWGAH, from the exons ATGCGGGAAAACTACGAGACGTTGGTGTCTGTGG GGACCTCTGAGctgcttcctctctctgctttcctgtcacctgcagaggctggaggagcCACATCAGGAGAGAGCCACCAGGATAAGGGACAAAAACCCCATTTGGAGCATAGTTCCCAGG GAGAGCAGCCTCAGCAGAGCCTACACCTCACCGCATTAGTGCAGCTGGTGAAGGAGATTCCAGAGTTCTTGTTTGGAGAAGTGAAGGGTACTGAGGACTACTCCGAGAGTGGGAGCACCAGTCTGGATGGGGAGCAAACAAGCCCCGAGG TAGCTGTGGTTGTGGAAGCTTGCCCTCCCCGAGGCCTGCTCAATTCTCTTCCGGAGAGCCCTGCAAGCCACCCCAGCCTGGCCACCACACCCACAGGCAGCTCAACTTCCGGTGGCCCTCCTGGAGACTGGGCACACGGAAGCCCCTTACCTGCTA TAGGAACTGATGATAAGCCATTATCtatagagaaggaaggtgtaggagcCTCGAGAGAGACCTCCATTCATTCCACTCAAAGCCTGGGCCAGAGCAAGAGTTACCTAAGACAGGAGCGAGGCAGCATGGGAACAG GAACCCTTCCTGAGAACAGCCCATTGCAAGGCCTCATCAACTGTTTGAAGGAGATCCTTGTGCCCAGACCCCAGCACCGGGGGACAGCCCCAGACTTGCCGCCTTCTCTCCCTGGCTTGAGTGTGTTGAAGCAGACGAGAGCTGAGGTAGAGGCTGGGAGCCTGCCCTGCCCGG TGAAGACAGAGGCAGCATCCGGAGATTGTCCCCTTCAGGGCCTGCTGAACTGTCTGAAGGAGATCCCAAAAGCTCCAGACCGACGTCCCAGCCCCTCAGGAGCATCAGACTTGCAGCTGCAGGAGGACCCAGGGAAAAGACATTCTGGAG GGATGAGACACCTCCAGACTCCTCCCCACCCTAGTCATGAAGCTGGCAGTATGCTTGCCACGGTGAAGGTAGAAGATGGCTGGGCCCAGAGTCCCCCAGTGCCAGCATCCTGCCAGCTTAGCAGGCAAGGCTATAGCTCCTATTCCACTGGAGACAACAGAGAGGTCCGTGTGCCCCGCTGGGGCCCCATGACTCTAG CCAGCAGGGCCTCAAGCTCACCCCTAGAAGCTCTGGAGGCCTGTCTGAAGGGCATCCCTCCAGGTGGGTCATCACCTCTTCAGTCACTAGCCATCTCATGGTCCAGAAGTCCTCAGCTAGGAGATGCCGGGTCTCAGAGGTTTGAGCTACAGCAACAAGGATCTCACAGTGAAG AAGCTACAAGGGAGCCACTTCTGCCTCTGAGCTTGCAGGGCTACATGAGAGAAGGACCTGGGGTTCAACCCTGTGGCTCCCAGGGTACCCCTACCAGCTTCTCCTCAGCCAGCAGCAGTGATGGGGATCTGGATTTCAGGAGCCCCAGGAGCAGCCAGGGGCAACGGCTTGGGAAAG GCTATCTACCAGGAAACTCTCCACTCCAAGGCCTGGAGAACTGCCTGAGAGAGATCCCTATTCCCAGGCCACAGGCTGCCTGGCCATGCTCCTCGGCTGTCAACAGGGGATTGAAGAGAACAGAGCCCAGGAACTGGACTGGAGACAGAGAAG GACTGAGAGGTGAGGCCTCTGAGCCACCCCACCTCAGACAGCGTCCTGGAGAAGTGCCCAGCAGGAGTCTGCATCAAGACAGTCCACAGACCTGTACTTCCACCTGCCACCAAGTGACCACCAGGCCAGGAACATGGCAATGGCCACAAGAGG AGACAGCCACCATGCCCTCCCCTCTGCACCGCCTGGAGAACTCTCTGAGGGGGATCTTGCCTGTGAGGCCCTTGCGTTTCACCTGCGTGACTGGCCCTGGCCCCAGTCCCAGCCCTTGCTCCAGCTCCAGCTTCAGCAGCTCTGATGGAGAAGACCTAAGACCAGAGCCTGCATTTTGGCAGTCACCCCTCCAGC AGAAAGACCAGCCTCCCTCCTGTAAGGACCCTGTTCGTCTGTGCCCTGTCTCTGGCGCATCTCCAAGAGTCAACAGCAATAGCTGTTCTGCGGAAGACCGTGAGAGAACAGAGCCCAGGGACTGCAGCAGCCTCAGCGCAG ACTTTGTTTCTACAGGAAGAGCAGAAGAGAAGCCCCACCCACCCAGAAGAGAAGATGGTGCAGAGCGCACACGCCAGCCTGGGCCTGTCACCAATGCTGAAGGAAAAGGAG CAGCAGCTGGCCACCCATCGCCTGCCCCTCAGCTGGAGGAAAAGCCTGAGCCCAAGGGTACTGAAGACTCCAGGGACCTGGAGCCTGGACATAGACCACCCAGTGCCGCAG CCAGGACCCAAGGGAAGCTGCTCTCTGGAGACCCTCCGGAGTCACCTAGCAAGTCTCCCCTTCCCACAACTGTCTTGTCAAAATGGTCACCCACTTCTCTTCAGCCACCATGCCCCTGTGGCAGGTCCTTGCAGCAGGAGCTGCATAACCTTGGTACTGCCCTCACGGACAAGCTAGACCGGCTTGCAGCAGCCTTGGCAGGCCTGACTCAGGAAGTTGCAACCATGAAGACCCAAATGGATCAACTGCGAAGGCACCCACGGAGCCTTGGCCCAAAAGGTCAGGGTTCCTGGCAGTTGGCCCTCCCCCAGAGACCTCGCTGGGTCAACAGACTGGGCCACAGACATCTACCCTACTGGAGACAGAAGGGCCCCACCAGGCCCAGACCAAAGATTCTGCGGACCCAGGCAGAAGGCTGCAAGACTAGTGACCGCCCAGGACTCTCTAGAGGGAAGGGCAGTTTGGTGCCTCAGCTGCCTCCAGAGGCTTCCTTGGTAGAATCTTCCAGGCCCACCTGTAGTTCATCCCAGCAGATCTCCTCTACGCCTGGAGGCCACACTGTGCTGACTGCACACCCTCCTCTGGAGCACACTGCATGCCACCagaatcccctctccccttcagTGCCTACTTCAGTGCAGGTCCCCCTTGTGGCCTCACCTGCAACCAGTGCAGACACAGAACCTCCGGCTGCTAGAGTGGCAGCCATCAGCATTCCAAACCAGCCCAAGGAACCTGACAGCCTGCTAGGGGAAGCCCTCAGCAGAGACCTCTGGGGAGGTGACCACCGGGACCCAAGGTGGGGGGCCCATTAA
- the Krba1 gene encoding protein KRBA1 isoform 2 (isoform 2 is encoded by transcript variant 4): MRENYETLVSVGTSELLPLSAFLSPAEAGGATSGESHQDKGQKPHLEHSSQGEQPQQSLHLTALVQLVKEIPEFLFGEVKGTEDYSESGSTSLDGEQTSPEVAVVVEACPPRGLLNSLPESPASHPSLATTPTGSSTSGGPPGDWAHGSPLPAIGTDDKPLSIEKEGVGASRETSIHSTQSLGQSKSYLRQERGSMGTGTLPENSPLQGLINCLKEILVPRPQHRGTAPDLPPSLPGLSVLKQTRAEVEAGSLPCPVKTEAASGDCPLQGLLNCLKEIPKAPDRRPSPSGASDLQLQEDPGKRHSGGMRHLQTPPHPSHEAGSMLATVKVEDGWAQSPPVPASCQLSRQGYSSYSTGDNREVRVPRWGPMTLASRASSSPLEALEACLKGIPPGGSSPLQSLAISWSRSPQLGDAGSQRFELQQQGSHSEEATREPLLPLSLQGYMREGPGVQPCGSQGTPTSFSSASSSDGDLDFRSPRSSQGQRLGKGYLPGNSPLQGLENCLREIPIPRPQAAWPCSSAVNRGLKRTEPRNWTGDREGLRGEASEPPHLRQRPGEVPSRSLHQDSPQTCTSTCHQVTTRPGTWQWPQEETATMPSPLHRLENSLRGILPVRPLRFTCVTGPGPSPSPCSSSSFSSSDGEDLRPEPAFWQSPLQQKDQPPSCKDPVRLCPVSGASPRVNSNSCSAEDRERTEPRDCSSLSAGRAEEKPHPPRREDGAERTRQPGPVTNAEGKGAAAGHPSPAPQLEEKPEPKGTEDSRDLEPGHRPPSAAARTQGKLLSGDPPESPSKSPLPTTVLSKWSPTSLQPPCPCGRSLQQELHNLGTALTDKLDRLAAALAGLTQEVATMKTQMDQLRRHPRSLGPKGQGSWQLALPQRPRWVNRLGHRHLPYWRQKGPTRPRPKILRTQAEGCKTSDRPGLSRGKGSLVPQLPPEASLVESSRPTCSSSQQISSTPGGHTVLTAHPPLEHTACHQNPLSPSVPTSVQVPLVASPATSADTEPPAARVAAISIPNQPKEPDSLLGEALSRDLWGGDHRDPRWGAH, translated from the exons ATGCGGGAAAACTACGAGACGTTGGTGTCTGTGG GGACCTCTGAGctgcttcctctctctgctttcctgtcacctgcagaggctggaggagcCACATCAGGAGAGAGCCACCAGGATAAGGGACAAAAACCCCATTTGGAGCATAGTTCCCAGG GAGAGCAGCCTCAGCAGAGCCTACACCTCACCGCATTAGTGCAGCTGGTGAAGGAGATTCCAGAGTTCTTGTTTGGAGAAGTGAAGGGTACTGAGGACTACTCCGAGAGTGGGAGCACCAGTCTGGATGGGGAGCAAACAAGCCCCGAGG TAGCTGTGGTTGTGGAAGCTTGCCCTCCCCGAGGCCTGCTCAATTCTCTTCCGGAGAGCCCTGCAAGCCACCCCAGCCTGGCCACCACACCCACAGGCAGCTCAACTTCCGGTGGCCCTCCTGGAGACTGGGCACACGGAAGCCCCTTACCTGCTA TAGGAACTGATGATAAGCCATTATCtatagagaaggaaggtgtaggagcCTCGAGAGAGACCTCCATTCATTCCACTCAAAGCCTGGGCCAGAGCAAGAGTTACCTAAGACAGGAGCGAGGCAGCATGGGAACAG GAACCCTTCCTGAGAACAGCCCATTGCAAGGCCTCATCAACTGTTTGAAGGAGATCCTTGTGCCCAGACCCCAGCACCGGGGGACAGCCCCAGACTTGCCGCCTTCTCTCCCTGGCTTGAGTGTGTTGAAGCAGACGAGAGCTGAGGTAGAGGCTGGGAGCCTGCCCTGCCCGG TGAAGACAGAGGCAGCATCCGGAGATTGTCCCCTTCAGGGCCTGCTGAACTGTCTGAAGGAGATCCCAAAAGCTCCAGACCGACGTCCCAGCCCCTCAGGAGCATCAGACTTGCAGCTGCAGGAGGACCCAGGGAAAAGACATTCTGGAG GGATGAGACACCTCCAGACTCCTCCCCACCCTAGTCATGAAGCTGGCAGTATGCTTGCCACGGTGAAGGTAGAAGATGGCTGGGCCCAGAGTCCCCCAGTGCCAGCATCCTGCCAGCTTAGCAGGCAAGGCTATAGCTCCTATTCCACTGGAGACAACAGAGAGGTCCGTGTGCCCCGCTGGGGCCCCATGACTCTAG CCAGCAGGGCCTCAAGCTCACCCCTAGAAGCTCTGGAGGCCTGTCTGAAGGGCATCCCTCCAGGTGGGTCATCACCTCTTCAGTCACTAGCCATCTCATGGTCCAGAAGTCCTCAGCTAGGAGATGCCGGGTCTCAGAGGTTTGAGCTACAGCAACAAGGATCTCACAGTGAAG AAGCTACAAGGGAGCCACTTCTGCCTCTGAGCTTGCAGGGCTACATGAGAGAAGGACCTGGGGTTCAACCCTGTGGCTCCCAGGGTACCCCTACCAGCTTCTCCTCAGCCAGCAGCAGTGATGGGGATCTGGATTTCAGGAGCCCCAGGAGCAGCCAGGGGCAACGGCTTGGGAAAG GCTATCTACCAGGAAACTCTCCACTCCAAGGCCTGGAGAACTGCCTGAGAGAGATCCCTATTCCCAGGCCACAGGCTGCCTGGCCATGCTCCTCGGCTGTCAACAGGGGATTGAAGAGAACAGAGCCCAGGAACTGGACTGGAGACAGAGAAG GACTGAGAGGTGAGGCCTCTGAGCCACCCCACCTCAGACAGCGTCCTGGAGAAGTGCCCAGCAGGAGTCTGCATCAAGACAGTCCACAGACCTGTACTTCCACCTGCCACCAAGTGACCACCAGGCCAGGAACATGGCAATGGCCACAAGAGG AGACAGCCACCATGCCCTCCCCTCTGCACCGCCTGGAGAACTCTCTGAGGGGGATCTTGCCTGTGAGGCCCTTGCGTTTCACCTGCGTGACTGGCCCTGGCCCCAGTCCCAGCCCTTGCTCCAGCTCCAGCTTCAGCAGCTCTGATGGAGAAGACCTAAGACCAGAGCCTGCATTTTGGCAGTCACCCCTCCAGC AGAAAGACCAGCCTCCCTCCTGTAAGGACCCTGTTCGTCTGTGCCCTGTCTCTGGCGCATCTCCAAGAGTCAACAGCAATAGCTGTTCTGCGGAAGACCGTGAGAGAACAGAGCCCAGGGACTGCAGCAGCCTCAGCGCAG GAAGAGCAGAAGAGAAGCCCCACCCACCCAGAAGAGAAGATGGTGCAGAGCGCACACGCCAGCCTGGGCCTGTCACCAATGCTGAAGGAAAAGGAG CAGCAGCTGGCCACCCATCGCCTGCCCCTCAGCTGGAGGAAAAGCCTGAGCCCAAGGGTACTGAAGACTCCAGGGACCTGGAGCCTGGACATAGACCACCCAGTGCCGCAG CCAGGACCCAAGGGAAGCTGCTCTCTGGAGACCCTCCGGAGTCACCTAGCAAGTCTCCCCTTCCCACAACTGTCTTGTCAAAATGGTCACCCACTTCTCTTCAGCCACCATGCCCCTGTGGCAGGTCCTTGCAGCAGGAGCTGCATAACCTTGGTACTGCCCTCACGGACAAGCTAGACCGGCTTGCAGCAGCCTTGGCAGGCCTGACTCAGGAAGTTGCAACCATGAAGACCCAAATGGATCAACTGCGAAGGCACCCACGGAGCCTTGGCCCAAAAGGTCAGGGTTCCTGGCAGTTGGCCCTCCCCCAGAGACCTCGCTGGGTCAACAGACTGGGCCACAGACATCTACCCTACTGGAGACAGAAGGGCCCCACCAGGCCCAGACCAAAGATTCTGCGGACCCAGGCAGAAGGCTGCAAGACTAGTGACCGCCCAGGACTCTCTAGAGGGAAGGGCAGTTTGGTGCCTCAGCTGCCTCCAGAGGCTTCCTTGGTAGAATCTTCCAGGCCCACCTGTAGTTCATCCCAGCAGATCTCCTCTACGCCTGGAGGCCACACTGTGCTGACTGCACACCCTCCTCTGGAGCACACTGCATGCCACCagaatcccctctccccttcagTGCCTACTTCAGTGCAGGTCCCCCTTGTGGCCTCACCTGCAACCAGTGCAGACACAGAACCTCCGGCTGCTAGAGTGGCAGCCATCAGCATTCCAAACCAGCCCAAGGAACCTGACAGCCTGCTAGGGGAAGCCCTCAGCAGAGACCTCTGGGGAGGTGACCACCGGGACCCAAGGTGGGGGGCCCATTAA
- the Krba1 gene encoding protein KRBA1 isoform X7: MRENYETLVSVGTSELLPLSAFLSPAEAGGATSGESHQDKGQKPHLEHSSQGEQPQQSLHLTALVQLVKEIPEFLFGEVKGTEDYSESGSTSLDGEQTSPEAVVVEACPPRGLLNSLPESPASHPSLATTPTGSSTSGGPPGDWAHGSPLPAIGTDDKPLSIEKEGVGASRETSIHSTQSLGQSKSYLRQERGSMGTGTLPENSPLQGLINCLKEILVPRPQHRGTAPDLPPSLPGLSVLKQTRAEVEAGSLPCPVKTEAASGDCPLQGLLNCLKEIPKAPDRRPSPSGASDLQLQEDPGKRHSGGMRHLQTPPHPSHEAGSMLATVKVEDGWAQSPPVPASCQLSRQGYSSYSTGDNREVRVPRWGPMTLASRASSSPLEALEACLKGIPPGGSSPLQSLAISWSRSPQLGDAGSQRFELQQQGSHSEEATREPLLPLSLQGYMREGPGVQPCGSQGTPTSFSSASSSDGDLDFRSPRSSQGQRLGKGYLPGNSPLQGLENCLREIPIPRPQAAWPCSSAVNRGLKRTEPRNWTGDREGLRGEASEPPHLRQRPGEVPSRSLHQDSPQTCTSTCHQVTTRPGTWQWPQEETATMPSPLHRLENSLRGILPVRPLRFTCVTGPGPSPSPCSSSSFSSSDGEDLRPEPAFWQSPLQQKDQPPSCKDPVRLCPVSGASPRVNSNSCSAEDRERTEPRDCSSLSADFVSTGRAEEKPHPPRREDGAERTRQPGPVTNAEGKGAAAGHPSPAPQLEEKPEPKGTEDSRDLEPGHRPPSAAARTQGKLLSGDPPESPSKSPLPTTVLSKWSPTSLQPPCPCGRSLQQELHNLGTALTDKLDRLAAALAGLTQEVATMKTQMDQLRRHPRSLGPKGQGSWQLALPQRPRWVNRLGHRHLPYWRQKGPTRPRPKILRTQAEGCKTSDRPGLSRGKGSLVPQLPPEASLVESSRPTCSSSQQISSTPGGHTVLTAHPPLEHTACHQNPLSPSVPTSVQVPLVASPATSADTEPPAARVAAISIPNQPKEPDSLLGEALSRDLWGGDHRDPRWGAH; encoded by the exons ATGCGGGAAAACTACGAGACGTTGGTGTCTGTGG GGACCTCTGAGctgcttcctctctctgctttcctgtcacctgcagaggctggaggagcCACATCAGGAGAGAGCCACCAGGATAAGGGACAAAAACCCCATTTGGAGCATAGTTCCCAGG GAGAGCAGCCTCAGCAGAGCCTACACCTCACCGCATTAGTGCAGCTGGTGAAGGAGATTCCAGAGTTCTTGTTTGGAGAAGTGAAGGGTACTGAGGACTACTCCGAGAGTGGGAGCACCAGTCTGGATGGGGAGCAAACAAGCCCCGAGG CTGTGGTTGTGGAAGCTTGCCCTCCCCGAGGCCTGCTCAATTCTCTTCCGGAGAGCCCTGCAAGCCACCCCAGCCTGGCCACCACACCCACAGGCAGCTCAACTTCCGGTGGCCCTCCTGGAGACTGGGCACACGGAAGCCCCTTACCTGCTA TAGGAACTGATGATAAGCCATTATCtatagagaaggaaggtgtaggagcCTCGAGAGAGACCTCCATTCATTCCACTCAAAGCCTGGGCCAGAGCAAGAGTTACCTAAGACAGGAGCGAGGCAGCATGGGAACAG GAACCCTTCCTGAGAACAGCCCATTGCAAGGCCTCATCAACTGTTTGAAGGAGATCCTTGTGCCCAGACCCCAGCACCGGGGGACAGCCCCAGACTTGCCGCCTTCTCTCCCTGGCTTGAGTGTGTTGAAGCAGACGAGAGCTGAGGTAGAGGCTGGGAGCCTGCCCTGCCCGG TGAAGACAGAGGCAGCATCCGGAGATTGTCCCCTTCAGGGCCTGCTGAACTGTCTGAAGGAGATCCCAAAAGCTCCAGACCGACGTCCCAGCCCCTCAGGAGCATCAGACTTGCAGCTGCAGGAGGACCCAGGGAAAAGACATTCTGGAG GGATGAGACACCTCCAGACTCCTCCCCACCCTAGTCATGAAGCTGGCAGTATGCTTGCCACGGTGAAGGTAGAAGATGGCTGGGCCCAGAGTCCCCCAGTGCCAGCATCCTGCCAGCTTAGCAGGCAAGGCTATAGCTCCTATTCCACTGGAGACAACAGAGAGGTCCGTGTGCCCCGCTGGGGCCCCATGACTCTAG CCAGCAGGGCCTCAAGCTCACCCCTAGAAGCTCTGGAGGCCTGTCTGAAGGGCATCCCTCCAGGTGGGTCATCACCTCTTCAGTCACTAGCCATCTCATGGTCCAGAAGTCCTCAGCTAGGAGATGCCGGGTCTCAGAGGTTTGAGCTACAGCAACAAGGATCTCACAGTGAAG AAGCTACAAGGGAGCCACTTCTGCCTCTGAGCTTGCAGGGCTACATGAGAGAAGGACCTGGGGTTCAACCCTGTGGCTCCCAGGGTACCCCTACCAGCTTCTCCTCAGCCAGCAGCAGTGATGGGGATCTGGATTTCAGGAGCCCCAGGAGCAGCCAGGGGCAACGGCTTGGGAAAG GCTATCTACCAGGAAACTCTCCACTCCAAGGCCTGGAGAACTGCCTGAGAGAGATCCCTATTCCCAGGCCACAGGCTGCCTGGCCATGCTCCTCGGCTGTCAACAGGGGATTGAAGAGAACAGAGCCCAGGAACTGGACTGGAGACAGAGAAG GACTGAGAGGTGAGGCCTCTGAGCCACCCCACCTCAGACAGCGTCCTGGAGAAGTGCCCAGCAGGAGTCTGCATCAAGACAGTCCACAGACCTGTACTTCCACCTGCCACCAAGTGACCACCAGGCCAGGAACATGGCAATGGCCACAAGAGG AGACAGCCACCATGCCCTCCCCTCTGCACCGCCTGGAGAACTCTCTGAGGGGGATCTTGCCTGTGAGGCCCTTGCGTTTCACCTGCGTGACTGGCCCTGGCCCCAGTCCCAGCCCTTGCTCCAGCTCCAGCTTCAGCAGCTCTGATGGAGAAGACCTAAGACCAGAGCCTGCATTTTGGCAGTCACCCCTCCAGC AGAAAGACCAGCCTCCCTCCTGTAAGGACCCTGTTCGTCTGTGCCCTGTCTCTGGCGCATCTCCAAGAGTCAACAGCAATAGCTGTTCTGCGGAAGACCGTGAGAGAACAGAGCCCAGGGACTGCAGCAGCCTCAGCGCAG ACTTTGTTTCTACAGGAAGAGCAGAAGAGAAGCCCCACCCACCCAGAAGAGAAGATGGTGCAGAGCGCACACGCCAGCCTGGGCCTGTCACCAATGCTGAAGGAAAAGGAG CAGCAGCTGGCCACCCATCGCCTGCCCCTCAGCTGGAGGAAAAGCCTGAGCCCAAGGGTACTGAAGACTCCAGGGACCTGGAGCCTGGACATAGACCACCCAGTGCCGCAG CCAGGACCCAAGGGAAGCTGCTCTCTGGAGACCCTCCGGAGTCACCTAGCAAGTCTCCCCTTCCCACAACTGTCTTGTCAAAATGGTCACCCACTTCTCTTCAGCCACCATGCCCCTGTGGCAGGTCCTTGCAGCAGGAGCTGCATAACCTTGGTACTGCCCTCACGGACAAGCTAGACCGGCTTGCAGCAGCCTTGGCAGGCCTGACTCAGGAAGTTGCAACCATGAAGACCCAAATGGATCAACTGCGAAGGCACCCACGGAGCCTTGGCCCAAAAGGTCAGGGTTCCTGGCAGTTGGCCCTCCCCCAGAGACCTCGCTGGGTCAACAGACTGGGCCACAGACATCTACCCTACTGGAGACAGAAGGGCCCCACCAGGCCCAGACCAAAGATTCTGCGGACCCAGGCAGAAGGCTGCAAGACTAGTGACCGCCCAGGACTCTCTAGAGGGAAGGGCAGTTTGGTGCCTCAGCTGCCTCCAGAGGCTTCCTTGGTAGAATCTTCCAGGCCCACCTGTAGTTCATCCCAGCAGATCTCCTCTACGCCTGGAGGCCACACTGTGCTGACTGCACACCCTCCTCTGGAGCACACTGCATGCCACCagaatcccctctccccttcagTGCCTACTTCAGTGCAGGTCCCCCTTGTGGCCTCACCTGCAACCAGTGCAGACACAGAACCTCCGGCTGCTAGAGTGGCAGCCATCAGCATTCCAAACCAGCCCAAGGAACCTGACAGCCTGCTAGGGGAAGCCCTCAGCAGAGACCTCTGGGGAGGTGACCACCGGGACCCAAGGTGGGGGGCCCATTAA